The following coding sequences are from one Pigmentibacter sp. JX0631 window:
- a CDS encoding sulfatase-like hydrolase/transferase has protein sequence MLTVKIWRTFWLRYFLESLMFYIPFFIVALIFSSGFVYLGEDTSSIFLMIFKSQPNLVFVSLGKIFLISLLLCVGLQFVTSSFNKTFKLIIGFIFFFSVIIRLGALYPGVTENWLVTQNFDFVRSFFQFISSLKDDARRRILVEWLPFYVVSISFLFNLIIHMKYLISQSRKVKKARSSIYVNELDLESKVFSIQGMSFILFFIFGSIFLYNLTSSFAINLPKNETKQVRPNVFIFAIDSLRFDRLNDPKFSSVMPFLKSKIDEAALFKPMLVGIPRTFPSWVEIATGTYSSKTGVRSMFPPRNVKINKKETIFEVAKNSGYSTIFVSDFAGDIFPRYPFGSLETNAPTSNLESLVENGIISAFSPIQATLSLPNLHRLLPALLETPEISDPRLIGNAMAKSLSIFSSISRPVFLTTFFSTAHFPYAAPGPWYAKFQEKDQFGKLLFRKTPDQSINKSLTAVNSISEPQKKQIISLYDGSLNAIDHSLKILFHQLQEKGWLNHSIVLIFGDHGENLYDGNLGMGHGDGVAGEHSNVTPLVIFLNGYAQTNISDLPIKNIVRTIDIAPTIAKRINVNLDSTYIDGEPLLDLNEKISDFPSNAAYMETGIWFTSGLSTPERFPRISYPSVTALLDIDAGMNFEFFLRPAYSQTIPGVKERAWVNDKYRLITRTDSKGVILSLYLRTDKNAENNLLISSNNTDYYKNIAENMLKELNSYLYTRGVEIIQNGDKSFFYAENIVQ, from the coding sequence ATGTTGACGGTAAAAATTTGGAGAACTTTTTGGCTTCGTTACTTTTTAGAAAGTTTAATGTTTTACATCCCATTTTTTATTGTTGCTTTAATATTTTCATCCGGTTTTGTTTACTTAGGAGAAGATACTTCATCCATATTTTTGATGATTTTTAAAAGTCAACCAAATTTAGTTTTTGTTTCCCTCGGAAAAATATTTCTTATATCATTATTATTATGCGTTGGACTTCAATTTGTTACCTCATCCTTTAATAAAACTTTCAAATTAATTATTGGTTTTATTTTCTTTTTTTCTGTAATCATTCGTTTGGGTGCGTTATATCCGGGTGTTACTGAAAATTGGCTTGTGACTCAAAATTTTGATTTTGTCAGAAGTTTTTTTCAATTTATCTCTTCATTAAAAGATGATGCCAGAAGAAGAATCTTGGTTGAATGGTTGCCTTTTTATGTTGTAAGTATTTCTTTTCTCTTTAATTTAATTATTCATATGAAATATTTAATATCACAAAGTAGAAAAGTAAAAAAAGCTCGTTCAAGTATTTATGTTAATGAATTAGATTTAGAATCCAAAGTTTTTTCTATACAAGGCATGTCATTTATTTTATTTTTTATTTTTGGAAGCATTTTTTTATATAATTTAACTTCTTCTTTCGCTATAAATCTGCCCAAAAATGAAACTAAACAAGTTAGACCAAATGTTTTTATTTTTGCGATAGATAGTTTACGTTTTGATAGACTTAATGATCCCAAATTTTCTTCTGTAATGCCATTTTTAAAAAGTAAAATTGATGAAGCAGCACTTTTTAAACCTATGTTAGTTGGAATTCCTAGAACATTTCCTAGTTGGGTAGAAATTGCTACAGGAACATATTCATCAAAAACTGGTGTGCGTTCAATGTTTCCTCCAAGGAATGTAAAAATAAATAAAAAGGAAACTATTTTTGAAGTTGCAAAAAATAGCGGTTATTCAACTATTTTTGTTTCTGATTTTGCTGGAGATATTTTTCCAAGATATCCTTTTGGTTCGTTAGAAACAAACGCTCCTACATCAAATTTAGAGTCATTAGTCGAAAATGGGATTATTTCTGCTTTTAGCCCAATTCAGGCAACACTTTCTTTACCTAATTTACATCGTTTATTACCAGCGCTTTTAGAAACTCCAGAAATATCGGATCCAAGACTTATTGGAAATGCTATGGCAAAAAGTCTAAGTATATTTTCTTCAATTTCTAGACCTGTATTTCTCACTACCTTTTTTTCTACTGCGCATTTTCCCTATGCAGCTCCTGGGCCTTGGTATGCTAAATTTCAAGAAAAAGATCAATTTGGGAAATTATTGTTTAGAAAAACGCCGGATCAAAGCATTAATAAAAGTTTAACAGCCGTGAATTCAATATCAGAACCGCAGAAAAAACAAATAATTTCTTTATATGATGGAAGCTTAAATGCAATTGATCATTCTTTGAAAATATTGTTCCACCAATTACAAGAAAAAGGATGGCTAAATCATTCTATTGTTTTAATTTTTGGTGATCATGGAGAAAATTTATACGACGGGAATTTAGGTATGGGACATGGTGATGGAGTTGCAGGAGAGCACTCTAACGTAACACCATTGGTGATTTTTTTAAATGGTTATGCACAAACAAATATTTCTGATCTACCGATAAAAAATATTGTAAGAACAATTGATATTGCTCCAACTATAGCTAAAAGAATAAATGTTAATTTAGATAGTACTTATATTGATGGAGAACCATTACTAGATTTAAATGAAAAAATATCCGATTTTCCTTCTAATGCTGCATATATGGAAACAGGAATTTGGTTTACTTCTGGTTTAAGTACTCCTGAACGTTTTCCAAGAATTAGTTATCCAAGTGTTACTGCTTTATTAGATATAGATGCGGGAATGAATTTTGAATTTTTCTTGAGGCCAGCTTATTCTCAAACCATTCCAGGAGTAAAAGAACGGGCTTGGGTAAACGATAAATACCGACTTATCACAAGAACAGATTCGAAAGGAGTAATTTTATCACTGTATTTAAGAACAGATAAAAATGCAGAGAATAATCTTTTAATATCAAGTAATAATACTGATTATTATAAAAATATTGCAGAAAATATGTTAAAAGAATTAAATTCATATTTATATACCAGAGGTGTTGAAATAATACAAAATGGAGATAAATCTTTTTTCTATGCGGAGAATATTGTTCAATGA